ATccaaatgaagaaaacgtATGTCATGAGTTATTgctaataaaaatttcagtGAAGTGGTGAAGTTGAGATGTCTGATTTGATTGTTTAAACGTCATGTCGTacattgatttaaaaaagtttttaaagtcTGTTACTAACTCTATCAGTATCAAACAACACGAAGAACGAAATGCTACTCAACGTGGATCCGATGCTCAAACTCAAGGTGCTGTTCCAACCTATTTGCTTGATCGTGAACAAGAATCGCAGGCTAAGATGCTTTCTTCTGCTGTTAagcaaaagagaaaagaaaaggcaGCTAAATATTCTGTTCCTTTACCTCAAGTTCGTGGTGTtgctgaagaagaaatgttCAAGGTTATTCGTACAGGCAAAAGCAAGAAGAATTCGTGGAAGCGTATGATTACTAAAGCTACCTTTGTTGGTGATGGATTTACTCGCCGCCCTGTTAAATATGAGCGTTTTATTCGCCCAATGGCTCTCCGTCAAAAGAAAGCCAATGTTACACATAAAGAATTGGGTGTTACTATGCAACTTCCTATAATTGGGGTTAAGAAAAATCCTCAAAGCCCGACTTATACCCAACTCGGTGTTTTGACAAAAGGAACCGTTATTGAGGTTAATGTCAGTGAATTAGGTCTTGTCACATCTGGTGGTAAAGTTGTTTGGGG
Above is a genomic segment from Schizosaccharomyces pombe strain 972h- genome assembly, chromosome: III containing:
- the nsa2 gene encoding ribosome biogenesis protein nsa2; amino-acid sequence: MPQNEYIEESIRKHGRRFDHEERKRKKAAREAHDASLYAQKTRGIKAKLYQEKRRKEKIQMKKTIKQHEERNATQRGSDAQTQGAVPTYLLDREQESQAKMLSSAVKQKRKEKAAKYSVPLPQVRGVAEEEMFKVIRTGKSKKNSWKRMITKATFVGDGFTRRPVKYERFIRPMALRQKKANVTHKELGVTMQLPIIGVKKNPQSPTYTQLGVLTKGTVIEVNVSELGLVTSGGKVVWGKYAQITNNPELDGCVNALLLT